The Rhinolophus ferrumequinum isolate MPI-CBG mRhiFer1 chromosome 19, mRhiFer1_v1.p, whole genome shotgun sequence genome has a segment encoding these proteins:
- the LOC117011687 gene encoding uncharacterized protein LOC117011687: MKFEQTSQYLRQGQTKEEYRQLTVFTLPLRAGRSHLKTKAMVTKSNCHLPGQGAPETPGRTYAPGKVVGTSGAGDPPGEALKPPTCHSFISCRDVVCRTTRGRPRKGAQGKNVSKKDVGWEHPSGKNLWDHNPSPAAVSPPRLQGAATATTAAAAVNQLTPASTAVTFAATVAKMRGREMLNVSIHAWPRLTPWRRDRGEGVNCGQGVHGYHFGYGKCSLGSLLASNARAGRTKMEESMKWGQTEEEEKNSATRLEEV, encoded by the exons ATGAAGTTCGAACAGACGTCTCAATACCTCAGGCAAGGGCAAACTAAAGAGGAGTACCGACAG CTCACCGTGTTTACATTGCCACTGAGAGCAGGGCGGTCCCATCTCAAGACCAAAGCCATGGTCACCAAAAGCAACTGTCACTTACCAGGCCAGGGAGCCCCAGAGACCCCTGGCAGGACCTACGCTCCTGGCAAAG TTGTGGGCACATCTGGCGCTGGAGATCCCCCTGGGGAAGCTCTAAAGCCTCCTACCTGTCACAGCTTCATCTCATGCCGTGATGTTGTCTGTCGGACCACTCGTGGACGCCCCCGCAAAGGAGCCCAAGGCAAGAACGTGTCTAAGAAAGATGTGGGGTGGGAACATCCGAGTGGGAAAAATCTTTGGGATCACAACCCCAGCCCAGCCGCCGTCTCCCCACCGAGGCTGCAGGGTGCCGCTACCGCCACCACCGCCGCGGCTGCAGTAAATCAGCTGACACCAGCCTCAACTGCCGTGACTTTCGCTGCAACTGTCGCAAAAATGAGGGGGAGGGAAATGCTCAACGTTTCCATACACGCCTGGCCGAGGCTGACACCATGGAGACGGGACAGAGGTGAAGGGGTCAACTGTGGGCAAGGAGTGCACGGCTACCATTTTGGTTATGGGAAGTGTAGTCTAGGCTCTCTTCTCGCCTCGAATGCTCGTGCTGGGAGGACCAAGATGGAGGAAAGCATGAAATG GGGCcagacagaggaagaagagaagaactCTGCTACTCGACTAGAGGAAGTCTGA